In Nicotiana tabacum cultivar K326 chromosome 17, ASM71507v2, whole genome shotgun sequence, one DNA window encodes the following:
- the LOC107778950 gene encoding uncharacterized protein LOC107778950 isoform X1, producing MSCEEKEKSMAEVYDEYVRSKACERVVKPIPKVKAKGESSSGITEEATHGKQWRRPNLFVEIPSKSSDASNQEFVQVKMLPTPTPTPKRVNFLLTPSSSNSRANAFPSPSSCRSKSSIRNLLPKLSFKLRNTNTDTEKAALSDEKVSMSRSWSFSKLFTPRVKRTSSLPVTPIEHPNPESSSGSISRTLTFGTKEAHLRISRSLSLPVINKERRTRRVESFFRVVPSTPQVKDGNSTVPAATPTKISDDNESNGEDIPEEEAVCRICLVELCEGGETLKMECSCKGELALAHQECAFKWFSVKGNRTCDVCKQEVLNLPVTLRRIQSANVGSNRVQHLEINGYRVSQELPILVIVSMLAYFCFLEQLLVGTMGTGAIAISVPFSCVLGLLSSLASSTLVKRRFVWVYASVQFVLVVFFAHMFYSLVHVQAVLSILLSTFAGLGVAMGGCSILVELLRWKRRRQILLDMQQNSQLNQTAASSHTDRQHYQPDIENPATFSGS from the exons ATGAGCTGTGAAGAGAAGGAAAAGTCCATGGCTGAGGTGTATGATGAATATGTGAGAAGTAAGGCTTGTGAAAGAGTTGTCAAACCAATCCCTAAGGTGAAAGCCAAA GGCGAAAGTTCCTCGGGGATTACTGAAGAAGCAACACATGGTAAACAATGGAGGAGACCAAATCTATTTGTGGAGATACCTTCCAAATCATCGGACGCCTCCAATCAAGAATTCGTGCAGGTTAAAATGCTTCCAACACCGACACCTACACCAAAAAGGGTGAATTTCCTTTTGACGCCTAGTTCTTCTAATTCAAGAGCAAACGCGTTTCCTAGTCCCTCCTCATGCAGAAGCAAATCATCCATTAGGAATCTTTTGCCGAAACTAAGCTTCAAATTGCGTAATACGAATACAGATACAGAAAAGGCAGCCTTATCAGATGAGAAGGTGTCCATGTCAAGGTCTTGGTCATTCTCTAAATTATTTACACCACGAGTGAAGAGGACTTCATCTTTACCCGTTACACCAATTGAACATCCAAATCCAGAGTCTTCTAGTGGAAGTATCAGCCGAACCTTGACATTTGGT ACAAAAGAAGCACATCTGCGCATTTCTAGATCACTTTCTCTCCCGGTCATTAACAAAGAACGAAGGACTAGGAGAGTAGAATCTTTCTTTCGAGTTGTTCCTTCAACCCCTCAAGTGAAGGATGGAAATTCCACAGTTCCAGCTGCAACTCCAACCAAAATATCTG ACGATAATGAATCAAATGGTGAAGATATACCTGAAGAGGAAGCTGTTTGTCGAATATGCCTGGTTGAATTGTGTGAAGGTGGGGAGACACTCAAGATGGAATGCAGCTGCAAAGGTGAACTTGCTTTGGCTCACCAAGAATGTGCTTTTAAATGGTTCAGCGTAAAAGGTAACAGAACGTGTGACGTATGCAAGCAAGAAGTTCTAAACCTACCTGTCACACTTCGTCGCATCCAGAGTGCAAATGTGGGATCTAATAGGGTCCAGCACTTGGAAATAAATGGATACAG GGTTTCACAGGAACTACCCATTCTTGTCATTGTCAGCATGCTAGCCTACTTTTGCTTTCTTGAGCAGCTTCTG GTTGGAACAATGGGTACCGGTGCAATTGCTATATCAGTTCCCTTTTCTTGTGTGCTAGGTCTGCTTTCGTCTTTGGCATCTTCAACCTTGG TGAAGAGAAGGTTTGTCTGGGTTTATGCATCAGTTCAGTTCGTCCTCGTGGTATTCTTTGCTCATATGTTCTACTCCTTG GTTCATGTACAAGCAGTTCTTTCAATTCTTCTCTCAACATTTGCTGGTTTGGGAGTTGCAATGGGTGGATGTTCCATACTTGTCGAGTTGCTTAGATGGAAAAGGCGGCGACAAATCTTGTTAGATATGCAGCAAAATTCTCAGCTGAATCAAACAGCAGCATCGTCTCACACAGATCGTCAACATTATCAACCGGATATAGAAAATCCGGCGACATTTAGTGGGAGCTAG
- the LOC107778950 gene encoding uncharacterized protein LOC107778950 isoform X3, which yields MCFFLFQGESSSGITEEATHGKQWRRPNLFVEIPSKSSDASNQEFVQVKMLPTPTPTPKRVNFLLTPSSSNSRANAFPSPSSCRSKSSIRNLLPKLSFKLRNTNTDTEKAALSDEKVSMSRSWSFSKLFTPRVKRTSSLPVTPIEHPNPESSSGSISRTLTFGTKEAHLRISRSLSLPVINKERRTRRVESFFRVVPSTPQVKDGNSTVPAATPTKISDDNESNGEDIPEEEAVCRICLVELCEGGETLKMECSCKGELALAHQECAFKWFSVKGNRTCDVCKQEVLNLPVTLRRIQSANVGSNRVQHLEINGYRVSQELPILVIVSMLAYFCFLEQLLVGTMGTGAIAISVPFSCVLGLLSSLASSTLVKRRFVWVYASVQFVLVVFFAHMFYSLVHVQAVLSILLSTFAGLGVAMGGCSILVELLRWKRRRQILLDMQQNSQLNQTAASSHTDRQHYQPDIENPATFSGS from the exons ATGTGCTTCTTTCTTTTTCAGGGCGAAAGTTCCTCGGGGATTACTGAAGAAGCAACACATGGTAAACAATGGAGGAGACCAAATCTATTTGTGGAGATACCTTCCAAATCATCGGACGCCTCCAATCAAGAATTCGTGCAGGTTAAAATGCTTCCAACACCGACACCTACACCAAAAAGGGTGAATTTCCTTTTGACGCCTAGTTCTTCTAATTCAAGAGCAAACGCGTTTCCTAGTCCCTCCTCATGCAGAAGCAAATCATCCATTAGGAATCTTTTGCCGAAACTAAGCTTCAAATTGCGTAATACGAATACAGATACAGAAAAGGCAGCCTTATCAGATGAGAAGGTGTCCATGTCAAGGTCTTGGTCATTCTCTAAATTATTTACACCACGAGTGAAGAGGACTTCATCTTTACCCGTTACACCAATTGAACATCCAAATCCAGAGTCTTCTAGTGGAAGTATCAGCCGAACCTTGACATTTGGT ACAAAAGAAGCACATCTGCGCATTTCTAGATCACTTTCTCTCCCGGTCATTAACAAAGAACGAAGGACTAGGAGAGTAGAATCTTTCTTTCGAGTTGTTCCTTCAACCCCTCAAGTGAAGGATGGAAATTCCACAGTTCCAGCTGCAACTCCAACCAAAATATCTG ACGATAATGAATCAAATGGTGAAGATATACCTGAAGAGGAAGCTGTTTGTCGAATATGCCTGGTTGAATTGTGTGAAGGTGGGGAGACACTCAAGATGGAATGCAGCTGCAAAGGTGAACTTGCTTTGGCTCACCAAGAATGTGCTTTTAAATGGTTCAGCGTAAAAGGTAACAGAACGTGTGACGTATGCAAGCAAGAAGTTCTAAACCTACCTGTCACACTTCGTCGCATCCAGAGTGCAAATGTGGGATCTAATAGGGTCCAGCACTTGGAAATAAATGGATACAG GGTTTCACAGGAACTACCCATTCTTGTCATTGTCAGCATGCTAGCCTACTTTTGCTTTCTTGAGCAGCTTCTG GTTGGAACAATGGGTACCGGTGCAATTGCTATATCAGTTCCCTTTTCTTGTGTGCTAGGTCTGCTTTCGTCTTTGGCATCTTCAACCTTGG TGAAGAGAAGGTTTGTCTGGGTTTATGCATCAGTTCAGTTCGTCCTCGTGGTATTCTTTGCTCATATGTTCTACTCCTTG GTTCATGTACAAGCAGTTCTTTCAATTCTTCTCTCAACATTTGCTGGTTTGGGAGTTGCAATGGGTGGATGTTCCATACTTGTCGAGTTGCTTAGATGGAAAAGGCGGCGACAAATCTTGTTAGATATGCAGCAAAATTCTCAGCTGAATCAAACAGCAGCATCGTCTCACACAGATCGTCAACATTATCAACCGGATATAGAAAATCCGGCGACATTTAGTGGGAGCTAG
- the LOC107778950 gene encoding uncharacterized protein LOC107778950 isoform X2, protein MSCEEKEKSMAEVYDEYVRSKACERVVKPIPKGESSSGITEEATHGKQWRRPNLFVEIPSKSSDASNQEFVQVKMLPTPTPTPKRVNFLLTPSSSNSRANAFPSPSSCRSKSSIRNLLPKLSFKLRNTNTDTEKAALSDEKVSMSRSWSFSKLFTPRVKRTSSLPVTPIEHPNPESSSGSISRTLTFGTKEAHLRISRSLSLPVINKERRTRRVESFFRVVPSTPQVKDGNSTVPAATPTKISDDNESNGEDIPEEEAVCRICLVELCEGGETLKMECSCKGELALAHQECAFKWFSVKGNRTCDVCKQEVLNLPVTLRRIQSANVGSNRVQHLEINGYRVSQELPILVIVSMLAYFCFLEQLLVGTMGTGAIAISVPFSCVLGLLSSLASSTLVKRRFVWVYASVQFVLVVFFAHMFYSLVHVQAVLSILLSTFAGLGVAMGGCSILVELLRWKRRRQILLDMQQNSQLNQTAASSHTDRQHYQPDIENPATFSGS, encoded by the exons ATGAGCTGTGAAGAGAAGGAAAAGTCCATGGCTGAGGTGTATGATGAATATGTGAGAAGTAAGGCTTGTGAAAGAGTTGTCAAACCAATCCCTAAG GGCGAAAGTTCCTCGGGGATTACTGAAGAAGCAACACATGGTAAACAATGGAGGAGACCAAATCTATTTGTGGAGATACCTTCCAAATCATCGGACGCCTCCAATCAAGAATTCGTGCAGGTTAAAATGCTTCCAACACCGACACCTACACCAAAAAGGGTGAATTTCCTTTTGACGCCTAGTTCTTCTAATTCAAGAGCAAACGCGTTTCCTAGTCCCTCCTCATGCAGAAGCAAATCATCCATTAGGAATCTTTTGCCGAAACTAAGCTTCAAATTGCGTAATACGAATACAGATACAGAAAAGGCAGCCTTATCAGATGAGAAGGTGTCCATGTCAAGGTCTTGGTCATTCTCTAAATTATTTACACCACGAGTGAAGAGGACTTCATCTTTACCCGTTACACCAATTGAACATCCAAATCCAGAGTCTTCTAGTGGAAGTATCAGCCGAACCTTGACATTTGGT ACAAAAGAAGCACATCTGCGCATTTCTAGATCACTTTCTCTCCCGGTCATTAACAAAGAACGAAGGACTAGGAGAGTAGAATCTTTCTTTCGAGTTGTTCCTTCAACCCCTCAAGTGAAGGATGGAAATTCCACAGTTCCAGCTGCAACTCCAACCAAAATATCTG ACGATAATGAATCAAATGGTGAAGATATACCTGAAGAGGAAGCTGTTTGTCGAATATGCCTGGTTGAATTGTGTGAAGGTGGGGAGACACTCAAGATGGAATGCAGCTGCAAAGGTGAACTTGCTTTGGCTCACCAAGAATGTGCTTTTAAATGGTTCAGCGTAAAAGGTAACAGAACGTGTGACGTATGCAAGCAAGAAGTTCTAAACCTACCTGTCACACTTCGTCGCATCCAGAGTGCAAATGTGGGATCTAATAGGGTCCAGCACTTGGAAATAAATGGATACAG GGTTTCACAGGAACTACCCATTCTTGTCATTGTCAGCATGCTAGCCTACTTTTGCTTTCTTGAGCAGCTTCTG GTTGGAACAATGGGTACCGGTGCAATTGCTATATCAGTTCCCTTTTCTTGTGTGCTAGGTCTGCTTTCGTCTTTGGCATCTTCAACCTTGG TGAAGAGAAGGTTTGTCTGGGTTTATGCATCAGTTCAGTTCGTCCTCGTGGTATTCTTTGCTCATATGTTCTACTCCTTG GTTCATGTACAAGCAGTTCTTTCAATTCTTCTCTCAACATTTGCTGGTTTGGGAGTTGCAATGGGTGGATGTTCCATACTTGTCGAGTTGCTTAGATGGAAAAGGCGGCGACAAATCTTGTTAGATATGCAGCAAAATTCTCAGCTGAATCAAACAGCAGCATCGTCTCACACAGATCGTCAACATTATCAACCGGATATAGAAAATCCGGCGACATTTAGTGGGAGCTAG